tatatatatttatgtgtataCCATACCTAGTTCATGTGTATTCTTATAGCAATGGGAGACAACTCGATTTTGCTCGTTAGACAACATTTGTTTCGGACAGTTGGCAACTAATTTGTTTTGAAATGGATGTCGAGAGTGTCCTCGACCCCCAGGACTTCAATTTGAGACAGGGGACCAAGGGTCGGCAAATTgaataagaaagaaaaaaaaagcacaAGATATGCTGAGAAAAGTCGACCGAATATGCCATGAGCATGTGCAGATTTTCTTCCACCCCAAAAATAATAGGCCCTCACTTGTCCGTAAATATTTTGCCACATTTTTGATAGCATCAACAGGAAAATTGTTTGCCTTTGATCCCTGAAAAACTAAGTAGTCATGCGGTGAGCAATTCAGCTATTCAAAGTTTGAAACTACAGGATTTTTAAGCAGAGTTATCTGAAAGCCTTTCTATTTTATTCCTCAATGCAAAGGCTGTGCTGTTGGCTTTAATGTCtgtatttgtttaatattgtTGTCAGATCTAGTAAATAGCTGCAGTTCCACGTTTAATTAGCCATCAGAATAGTCTTAAAAACCCTTAAACGGGGCTTTTAATcagtttccgtttccgtttcgtGTTCATTTTCAACGATTTCCGCCACATTCGCTGAACATTCGACAATGCCAACTGGTTGTAATTCAAGTGATTCTTCTGGCGAATTCACCTCTAAGGGTGGTGAATTCGTTCCTAGTATGTCCTTGAACAAAGAATCGGCACTTGGGAGATAAAAACTTGGATCTTGATCGGTATTGGGAAGCACTTCGTCAGTTTTGGAATCATTGGTATCAGCAGCACTTGGTAAAATGGCCTGGTCTGTATTTTGGGAATCCATAAAGGTGAATAATGCTGACAGCGAGACCAAAACTTCATCTATATCTTCTCGTTCCTCTAAATTGGATCTACGCTGCTCCAAAGTTCGCAAGTTGGAGCCCACAGAAGTTGCCAATGCAGACTCATCGATCTCGTCTAACATGTCCTCCCTGGTATTTGATAAGTTATCTAGAAAATGAATGCCGTTTTGGTTTGATTAAATTAGAATGTGAACAAGCTGATAAATTATTTACCCAAAGTAATTCTATGTTTATTTTTCCTTGTTGGAACCATGAGACTGCGTcgattttcctttttctttaAAACTTGTGAACTACTTGCCTTGGGTCTTGCGCTGGTGTTTAAACTTTGTGTTGGTGGATCGGCAATTGTAACCGATTTATTGGAAGGTCGGCGTTCCAAACGTGCTGACTTGATGATGGGAGAGGTCCTAGAGCCAGAAGGTTTCTCCGAACCACTTTTCACGACGGGACTAGCACGGGTGGTGGTAGTTGGAATTGGTAATGGATTTCCTCCCGAAATGGGAGCAACGGTCTGACGAAGTTTCTTGTTCTCCGCAAAGAGTAGAGACCTCAAATatttcatttctttaattAGGTGCGATCTGCGCTCTTCCAGTTCCCTCAATTTACGATGTTCGGCATCCAAACTGGCAAAAAGTCGAGCAAATATGGCATTATTCTGTTCTTGCTGGCGAACGTGGGCTTCCACGCGGCTCGTTCGATTCTGGGATCCACTGGCATTATCATTATTGTCCTGGGATTTCTTCTCGGCCATGTTTTATTTGAGATTGGAGCTTGAGGTTCTCTTGGGTATAGTCTTGAAAGTAGGGAATCCTCAGTCGCTctatcaaaaacaaaagaataattttgaatttcctaGACCTGAAACAACAATATTTGGGAATTTTGTTCTATTGTGTTGTGCTCAGTTACTGTGTCGTGTTTAAACTGAGATAATCAAGCGATGGGTGTTCGAACACAATTCAACTAAAATCAAGGCCAACATGTTTTAGATATTGGGgaaaaaaattgatttaacATGGCTTTATTTTGATTCGAAATGATGGCTATAAAATGGCCAAGTTTCAAATTGATCCAGTCAGAAATTGCGCCCAACAAAAAGTACAAATAAATCGGAGTACGATTTTATTTGCACTCCCTGTGCTGCCATTATCCTGGCCTTTTAGCCACTCTCAAATTGGTCGAACTATTAAAGTGAAAAACTTTTTAGCTTCTGTTTTCCGTCGCTCCCCTACGAATCCTCATCCCCGGATTGCTTCCATTTTATTCGGACTCTCATATTTTGGCAGACAAACTTCAAACTATTGTTGTGGCAAGTCAATGAACTGGCAAAATCGCCTAATATTTCCACACTCCCAGACACTTGTCCTTTTTTCCTCTATTTTCCGTGTGTTTGCtggcattttgttttttttttttttttgaggaaGGAAAAAGGAGTTTTCCCTGGGAGCTTCGCTCCATGTTTTGTGCTCTGAATGGCCAAGTATATTAAAAGTCTATTTCTTTTGGCAAGACAATAAAGTAGCGCGAGGGCGCAACGAGCGATAGTGAAGGACAGTAGTGGCTCACCCTGCCCGTTTTGCTGTAACAAAAGCACACGAAGATGAagttggagctggagcaggaaCAGTGGGATTCAGGACTCAGGATCCTGGGATCCTGGATCCACGACTTTGGCAGTGGGTTGAATGAGCTGGCGGGCGGCTATTGTTCTACTTCGCGAAATAGCGCACATAAAAAGCCAAAGAACGACGGccataaatgataaaaaaaaaaaaaaagaacagaaaGATAGAAAGTGGGAGAAAATTGGTGGAAGCCGAAACTGAACCCGAAGTGGGGATAAATGACAGCCAACTGGCAGCCAGACAGAGGCGCCCCAAAATGTGGCGTTATGTGGGGAGGGGCATCAAAAACTAGGGAGAACACCCGAGAATCCCAGAGAAAGACGGCTAAATGGAATAAAATACCAGGCCGACATCGACATTTTCCGCAGCCCCCAAACCCCTCCCACCAACCTACGCCCCTGTCAATTTCCAAGGAAAAGGgttaaaaatgtttcattgccTCTCTCGACAGGACTGCGAAGACAACATATGCCAATAATTTACGCAATTTAgacaaagtaaaaaaaaaaagaacagaaaGTCGTGGcgggcaaaaaataaaacaaacaacaacgaAGAGACCGGAAAAATCGGGAATGGAAAGAAAAGGCCCaagaaaatgttctcttcagGCAAATCCATCACTTCAAGGAGTTGGGTTGGTATGTCCAAAAaccatcaaaaaaaaaaaaaaaaatgaggaGGAAAAAAGCCGGAATCCAAACCGAATTGATGctcaattttatattttaaat
The Drosophila mauritiana strain mau12 chromosome X, ASM438214v1, whole genome shotgun sequence DNA segment above includes these coding regions:
- the LOC117148737 gene encoding uncharacterized protein LOC117148737 translates to MAEKKSQDNNDNASGSQNRTSRVEAHVRQQEQNNAIFARLFASLDAEHRKLRELEERRSHLIKEMKYLRSLLFAENKKLRQTVAPISGGNPLPIPTTTTRASPVVKSGSEKPSGSRTSPIIKSARLERRPSNKSVTIADPPTQSLNTSARPKASSSQVLKKKENRRSLMVPTRKNKHRITLDNLSNTREDMLDEIDESALATSVGSNLRTLEQRRSNLEEREDIDEVLVSLSALFTFMDSQNTDQAILPSAADTNDSKTDEVLPNTDQDPSFYLPSADSLFKDILGTNSPPLEVNSPEESLELQPVGIVECSANVAEIVENEHETETETD